TGCAAAGATAGTTTACCAAAAATATATGAGTAGTACTACATATTTCCTTTGGATAAAAAGTAAAAAAGAACCCTTATTCAGAGTTCTTAATTCGATGTATGCTCATCGTTTTCCGTATCTGCTACTTCTTCAAACTGAATCAGTTCAGATATGTCTGTGATATCTAGGGCAGCGGCTATTTTCTCAAGGATACCTAAGTTAATCTCTTGTCTACCCGGCTTGCAGAGTTGCGATATTCTAGCTTGATTGACTCCAGACGTGCTCTCTAATTGTCTTTGAGTGATATTTCTCTGTTTTAGTACATCTTTAAGTTTAATTCTCAGAACGCGCAACTAGAAATTCCCCCTAAAAAACAGTTGACATGATTCGTTTGAGCGAATATTATGTAGAGGTAATTATTATTCGTTTATGCGAATCAAATTATGAGTATCAAACGTTAACACCTGTGTACACATTGTACATCAAATAAGCGCAACATTGTACTGTAACTTACATTCATAAGAATAGTATCTTAGTAACAACGTATTTCATGTAACAACTGTAAAATATGCTGTTGGAAAATTTCCCACAAGCAAACTCATCAGAAGGGAGCGAGACAGGTGTACAAACATGGCAAATTAATCAACCGACAATTATGTATTCGTACACGTAACGGTACGTGGATAGCACTGAAATCTGTTGCATACGTTTAGTCATCAAAACTAACTTCAAAGGAGACGAATATATAATGACACTCATGA
Above is a window of Paenibacillus sp. E222 DNA encoding:
- a CDS encoding helix-turn-helix transcriptional regulator; this encodes MRVLRIKLKDVLKQRNITQRQLESTSGVNQARISQLCKPGRQEINLGILEKIAAALDITDISELIQFEEVADTENDEHTSN